The Clupea harengus chromosome 6, Ch_v2.0.2, whole genome shotgun sequence genome contains a region encoding:
- the madd gene encoding MAP kinase-activating death domain protein isoform X16 produces MEKKKMCPRLLDYLVVVGVRQPSSDSVSQTPQLLRRYPLEDQPDFPLPPDVVFFCQPEGCLSIRQRRVSLRDDASFVFTLTDKDSGVTRYGICVNFYRSFQRGHHKPRPEGRGDKNAPTTEMGVEATEKSEVSSAEEADLVPPAGEAVHAKSPQPKRGVRAAPRNRNSTLTSLCILSHYPFFSTFRECLYILKRMVDCCSQRLNQRAGLPKGTQRDTMWRMFTGALSTEEKEKGSQLLQDLREIESWVYRLLRSPVPVAGQRRVDVEVLPHEMQPALTFALPDSSRFCMVDFPLHLPLELLGVDGCLLVLSCILLEHKVVLQSRDYNALSMSVMAFVSMIYPLEYMFPVIPLLPTCMASAEQLLLAPTPYIIGVPASFFLYKADFRMPDDVWLVDLDCNKVLRPTNAEILPPLPEPESSELKKHLKQLMQALASMSLNTQPILNLEKFQEGQELPLLPPGRDKASPSSTEFNPLIYGNDVDSVDVATRVAMVRFFNSPNVLQGFQMHTRTLRLFPRPVVAFQATSFLASRPRRSCFADKLSHTQAVEYYGEWALNPTNLAFQRIHNNVFDPSLIGDKPKWYAHQLQPVFYRVYDGSSQLAEALSGPLEDEANDSDPTDDSGSDSEGYDDSSSSYSSLGDFVNEMIKGDISGDTPNVDPPCHAALGDASEVEFHDFQEYKVEEGVEPEPEGEGLPEASEGQPLRSSSSTTASSSPSTIIQGVNHEQPDPAEIEASASAALKNAVPGLASQPFARPAPDPASTDPANKKKDYDNPYFEPQYGFPVEEDADSEEQEESYTPRFNQNLNGNKPQRPLRPSSLKLPGESDGEGDSRNSSPNSTISNNSGDGFGGLMSFASNLYKNHGTSFSLSNLALPNKAAREKATPFPSLKGARGPRALVDQKSSVIKHSPTVKRESPSPQGRANNTSENQQFLKEVVQSVLDGQGVGWLNMKKVRRLLENEQLRVFVLSKLNRAVQSEEDARQEVIGDVEISRKVYKGMLDLLKCTVSSLEHSYTNAGLGGMASVFSLLEIARTHYQTKEPEKRKRSPMEGASSPGSKESPSGRMEGARAAGVLLVPRLQLHPPSATGKGPHHFDTRSLNEENFIASIELWSKHQDNRKQNALEKEQRAEGAKKSGEGGDTEEKRSQISADSGLSVTSGSQKSDTESVASSEPPALTRSTSQDSEASTVSNSSGETLGADSDLSSTAGDGLGARPAPHLNLSRGTLSDSEIETNPATSAVFGKTHKLKPGPKEPARVMAKGGPAPPLEDVSMRIYLCEGLLGRDKSSVWDQLEDAAMETFSLSKERSTLWDQVQFWEDAFLDAVMLEREGMGMDQGPHEMIDRYLSLGDHDRKRLEDDEDRLLATLLHNMIAYMLMMKVTQNDVRKKVRRLMGKSHIGLTYSQEINDILDRLNNLNGRELPIRPSGSRHIKKQTFVVHAGTDTTGDIFFMEVCDDCIVLRSNIGTVYERWWYEKLINMTYCPKTKVLCLWRRNGQETQLNKFYTKKCRELYYCVKDSMERAAARQQSIKPGPELGGEFPVQDMKSGEGGLLQVTLEGINLKFMHNQVFIELKHIKKCNTVKGVFVLEEFVPETKEVVIHKYKTPMAHQICYSVLCLFSYVAAVKGKEAEGKPKLLSPRPLAS; encoded by the exons CCCCCGCCTGCTGGACTACCTGGTGGTAGTCGGAGTCAG GCAGCCCAGCAGTGACAGCGTGTCTCAGACCCCACAGCTGCTGCGCCGCTACCCGCTGGAGGACCAGCCCGACTTCCCGCTGCCACCCGACGTGGTGTTCTTCTGCCAGCCCGAGGGCTGCCTGAGCATCCGCCAGCGGCGCGTCAGCCTTCGCGACGACGCCTCCTTTGTCTTCACGCTCACTGACAAGGACTCGGGTGTCACGCGCTACGGCATCTGTGTCAACTTCTACCGCTCTTTCCAGCGGGGACACCACAAGCCTCGGCCAGAGGGAAGAG GAGACAAGAATGCCCCGACAACCGAAATGGGTGTGGAAGCCACGGAAAAATCCGAGGTCTCCTCCGCCGAAGAGGCGGACTTGGTGCCCCCCGCGGGAGAGGCGGTCCACGCTAAGTCCCCCCAGCCCAAGCGCGGCGTTCGGGCGGCCCCTCGCAACCGCAACAGCACCCTGACTTCGCTGTGCATCCTCAGCCACTACCCCTTCTTCTCCACCTTCCGGGAATGTCTCTACATCCTCAAGCGGATGGTGGACTGCTGCAGCCAGAGGCTCAACCAGCGTGCCGGCCTGCCCAAGGGCACACAGAG gGACACCATGTGGCGCATGTTCACGGGGGCGCTCTCcacggaggagaaggagaaaggcagCCAGCTGCTGCAGGACCTGCGCGAGATCGAGTCGTGGGTGTACCGGCTGCTGCGCTCGCCCGTGCCCGTGGCGGGCCAGCGGCGCGTGGACGTGGAGGTGCTGCCGCACGAGATGCAGCCGGCGCTCACCTTCGCCCTGCCCGACTCCTCACGCTTCTGCATGGTGGACTTCCCCCTGCACCTGCCGCTGGAGCTGCTGGGCGTGGACGGCTGTCTGCTGGTGCTCAGCTGCATCCTGCTCGAGCacaag GTGGTGCTTCAGTCTCGGGACTATAATGCCCTGTCCATGAGCGTGATGGCGTTTGTGTCTATGATCTACCCTCTGGAGTACATGTTCCCAGTCATCCCACTGCTGCCCACGTGCATGGCCTCAGCTGAACAA CTTCTTCTTGCACCCACCCCCTACATCATTGGCGTTCCGGCCAGCTTCTTCCTGTACAAGGCTGATTTCAGGATGCCAGATGATGTGTGGCTAGTTGATCTTGACTGCAACAAG gTCCTCAGACCCACCAATGCGGAgatccttccccctctccctgagCCGGAGTCATCTGAGCTGAAGAAGCATCTGAAGCAG CTCATGCAG GCTCTGGCCAGCATGAGCCTCAACACCCAGCCCATCCTCAACCTGGAGAAGTTCCAGGAGGGCCAGGAGCTGCCGCTGCTCCCGCCGGGCCGGGACAAGGCCTCGCCGTCCTCCACCGAGTTCAACCCCCTCATCTACGGCAATGACGTGGACTCTGTGGATGTGGCCACCAG ggttgccatggtgaggTTCTTCAACTCGCCCAACGTTCTGCAGGGGTTCCAGATGCACACGCGCACGCTGCGCCTCTTCCCCCGACCCGTGGTTGCCTTCCAGGCCACGTCCTTCCTGGCCTCCCGGCCACGGCGTAGCTGCTTTGCCGACAAACTGTCGCACACGCAGGCCGTGGAGTACTACGGGGAGTGGGCCCTCAACCCCACCAATCTGGCCTTCCAGAGGATTCACAACA ATGTGTTTGATCCCTCTCTGATTGGGGACAAGCCCAAGTGGTACGCGCACCAGCTGCAGCCGGTGTTCTATCGCGTGTATGACGGCTCGTCTCAGCTGGCTGAGGCCTTGAGCGGGCCGTTGGAGGACGAGGCCAACGACTCCGACCCCACCGACGACAG tggcAGTGACAGTGAAGGCTATGATGACTCCAGCTCTTCTTACTCCTCCCTCGGGGACTTTGTGAATGAGATGATCAAAGGGGACATTTCGGGAGACACTCCAA ATGTGGATCCACCTTGCCACGCTGCGCTGGGGGACGCCAGTGAGGTGGAGTTCCACGACTTCCAGGAGTACAAGGTGGAGGAGGGCGTTGAGCCGGAGCCCGAGGGGGAGGGTCTGCCAGAGGCATCAGAGGGCCAGCCGCtgcgctccagctccagcaccacggccagctccagccccagcaccATCATCCAGGGGGTCAACCAC GAGCAGCCTGACCCTGCAGAGATTGAGGCATCTGCGAGTGCTGCCCTCAAGAACGCTGTCCCGGGATTGGCCAGCCAGCCTTTCGCACGCCCCGCCCCTGACCCCGCCTCCACAGACCCGGCCAATAAGAAGAAAGACTATGACAATCCTTACTTTGAGCCTCAGTATGGCTTCCCTGTGGAAGAGGATGCAGACAGCGAGGAACAGGAGGAAAGCTACACTCCCCGCTTCAACCAGAACCTCAACGGCAACAA GCCACAGCGCCCCCTGCGGCCCAGCAGCCTTAAGCTTCCGGGGGAGTCCGACGGCGAGGGAGATTCCCGCAACAGCTCGCCCAACTCCACCATCTCCAACAACAGCGGCGATGGATTTGGGGGCCTCATGTCCTTTGCCA GTAACCTGTACAAGAACCACGGCACAAGCTTCAGCCTCTCCAACCTGGCTCTGCCCAACAAGGCTGCTAGGGAGAAGGCCACCCCCTTCCCCAGCCTCAAAG GGGCTCGTGGTCCCAGAGCTCTGGTGGACCAGAAGTCCTCGGTCATCAAGCACAGCCCCACTGTAAAGAGGGAGTCTCCCTCCCCGCAGGGAAGAGCCAACAACACTAG CGAGAACCAGCAGTTCCTGAAGGAGGTGGTGCAGAGCGTGCTGGACGGCCAGGGAGTGGGCTGGCTCAACATGAAGAAGGTGCGCCGCCTGCTGGAGAACGAGCAGCTGCGCGTCTTTGTGCTCAGCAAGCTCAACCGCGCCGTCCAATCGGAGGAAGACGCCCGGCAGGAGGTCATCGGGGACGTG GAGATAAGCAGAAAGGTGTATAAGGGCATGCTGGACCTGCTGAAGTGTACGGTCTCCAGTCTGGAGCACTCCTACACCAACGCGGGCCTCGGGGGCATGGCCAGCGTGTTCAGCCTGCTGGAGATCGCACGCACCCACTACCAGACCAAAG AGCCCGAGAAGCGAAAGCGCAGCCCCATGGAGGGCGCCAGCAGCCCGGGCAGCAAGGAGAGCCCGTCGGGCCGCATGGAGGGCGCCCGGGCTGCCGGCGTGCTGCTGGTGCCCCGGCTCCAGCTCCACCCGCCCTCCGCCACCGGGAAGGGGCCCCACCACTTTGATACCCGCAGTCTGAACGAGGAGAATTTTATTGCCTCAATCG AATTGTGGAGCAAGCACCAGGATAACAGAAAGCAAAATGCTTTGGAAAAGGAACAGA GGGCTGAGGGGGCCAAGAAAAGTGGCGAGGGTGGCGACACGGAGGAGAAGAGGTCCCAGATCAGTGCTGACAGCGGCCTGAGCGTGACCTCTGGTTCACAG AAGAGCGATACCGAGTCTGTGGCCAGCTCTGAACCTCCAGCCCTAACCAGGAGCACCAGTCAGGACTCTGAGGCCAGCACA GTAAGCAACAGCTCAGGGGAGACCCTGGGAGCGGACAGCGACCTGAGCAGCACAGCAGGGGACGGTCTGGGAGCCCGGCCCGCCCCACACCTCAACCTCTCCAGGGGCACTCTCTCCGACAGCGAGATCGAGACCAACCCTGCCACCAGCGCCGTCTTT GGGAAGACCCATAAGCTGAAGCCAGGTCCGAAGGAGCCGGCGAGGGTCATGGCCAAAGGAGGGCCAGCACCTCCTCTGGAGGATGTCAGCATGAGGATCTACCTGTGCGAGGGGCTGCTGG GGCGGGACAAGAGCTCCGTCTGGGACCAACTGGAAGATGCCGCCATGGAGACCTTCTCTTTGA GCAAAGAGCGCTCCACTCTGTGGGACCAGGTGCAGTTCTGGGAGGATGCCTTCCTGGATGCAGTCAtgctggagagggagggcaTGGGCATGGACCAGGGCCCGCATGAGATGATTGACAG GTACCTGTCTCTGGGCGACCATGACAGAAAGCGCCTGGAGGATGACGAAGACCGGCTGTTAGCCACGCTACTGCACAACATGATTGCCTACATGCTGATGATGAAG gTGACCCAGAATGATGTTCGGAAGAAGGTGAGGCGTCTGATGGGAAAGTCTCACATTGGCCTGACTTACAGCCAGGAGATCAATGACATTCTAGACCGCCTCAATAACCTG AATGGTCGCGAGCTACCCATCAGGCCGAGCGGCAGCCGCCACATTAAGAAGCAGACGTTTGTGGTGCATGCTGGGACAGACACCACAGGGGACATCTTCTTCATGGAG GTCTGCGACGACTGCATCGTGCTGCGCAGCAACATCGGCACCGTCTACGAGCGCTGGTGGTACGAGAAGCTCATCAACATGACCTACTGTCCCAAGACCAAGGTGCTGTGCCTTTGGCGACGCAATGGCCAAGAGACTCAGCTCAACAAGTTCTACACTAAAAAG
- the madd gene encoding MAP kinase-activating death domain protein isoform X37, whose amino-acid sequence MEKKKMCPRLLDYLVVVGVRQPSSDSVSQTPQLLRRYPLEDQPDFPLPPDVVFFCQPEGCLSIRQRRVSLRDDASFVFTLTDKDSGVTRYGICVNFYRSFQRGHHKPRPEGRGDKNAPTTEMGVEATEKSEVSSAEEADLVPPAGEAVHAKSPQPKRGVRAAPRNRNSTLTSLCILSHYPFFSTFRECLYILKRMVDCCSQRLNQRAGLPKGTQRDTMWRMFTGALSTEEKEKGSQLLQDLREIESWVYRLLRSPVPVAGQRRVDVEVLPHEMQPALTFALPDSSRFCMVDFPLHLPLELLGVDGCLLVLSCILLEHKVVLQSRDYNALSMSVMAFVSMIYPLEYMFPVIPLLPTCMASAEQLLLAPTPYIIGVPASFFLYKADFRMPDDVWLVDLDCNKVLRPTNAEILPPLPEPESSELKKHLKQLMQALASMSLNTQPILNLEKFQEGQELPLLPPGRDKASPSSTEFNPLIYGNDVDSVDVATRVAMVRFFNSPNVLQGFQMHTRTLRLFPRPVVAFQATSFLASRPRRSCFADKLSHTQAVEYYGEWALNPTNLAFQRIHNNVFDPSLIGDKPKWYAHQLQPVFYRVYDGSSQLAEALSGPLEDEANDSDPTDDSGSDSEGYDDSSSSYSSLGDFVNEMIKGDISGDTPNVDPPCHAALGDASEVEFHDFQEYKVEEGVEPEPEGEGLPEASEGQPLRSSSSTTASSSPSTIIQGVNHEQPDPAEIEASASAALKNAVPGLASQPFARPAPDPASTDPANKKKDYDNPYFEPQYGFPVEEDADSEEQEESYTPRFNQNLNGNKPQRPLRPSSLKLPGESDGEGDSRNSSPNSTISNNSGDGFGGLMSFASNLYKNHGTSFSLSNLALPNKAAREKATPFPSLKGARGPRALVDQKSSVIKHSPTVKRESPSPQGRANNTSENQQFLKEVVQSVLDGQGVGWLNMKKVRRLLENEQLRVFVLSKLNRAVQSEEDARQEVIGDVEISRKVYKGMLDLLKCTVSSLEHSYTNAGLGGMASVFSLLEIARTHYQTKEPEKRKRSPMEGASSPGSKESPSGRMEGARAAGVLLVPRLQLHPPSATGKGPHHFDTRSLNEENFIASIELWSKHQDNRKQNALEKEQRAEGAKKSGEGGDTEEKRSQISADSGLSVTSGSQKSDTESVASSEPPALTRSTSQDSEASTVSNSSGETLGADSDLSSTAGDGLGARPAPHLNLSRGTLSDSEIETNPATSAVFGKTHKLKPGPKEPARVMAKGGPAPPLEDVSMRIYLCEGLLGRDKSSVWDQLEDAAMETFSLSKERSTLWDQVQFWEDAFLDAVMLEREGMGMDQGPHEMIDRYLSLGDHDRKRLEDDEDRLLATLLHNMIAYMLMMKVTQNDVRKKVRRLMGKSHIGLTYSQEINDILDRLNNLNGRELPIRPSGSRHIKKQTFVVHAGTDTTGDIFFMEVCDDCIVLRSNIGTVYERWWYEKLINMTYCPKTKVLCLWRRNGQETQLNKFYTKKCRELYYCVKDSMERAAARQQSIKPGPELGGEFPVQDMKSGEGGLLQVTLEGINLKFMHNQFLKLKKW is encoded by the exons CCCCCGCCTGCTGGACTACCTGGTGGTAGTCGGAGTCAG GCAGCCCAGCAGTGACAGCGTGTCTCAGACCCCACAGCTGCTGCGCCGCTACCCGCTGGAGGACCAGCCCGACTTCCCGCTGCCACCCGACGTGGTGTTCTTCTGCCAGCCCGAGGGCTGCCTGAGCATCCGCCAGCGGCGCGTCAGCCTTCGCGACGACGCCTCCTTTGTCTTCACGCTCACTGACAAGGACTCGGGTGTCACGCGCTACGGCATCTGTGTCAACTTCTACCGCTCTTTCCAGCGGGGACACCACAAGCCTCGGCCAGAGGGAAGAG GAGACAAGAATGCCCCGACAACCGAAATGGGTGTGGAAGCCACGGAAAAATCCGAGGTCTCCTCCGCCGAAGAGGCGGACTTGGTGCCCCCCGCGGGAGAGGCGGTCCACGCTAAGTCCCCCCAGCCCAAGCGCGGCGTTCGGGCGGCCCCTCGCAACCGCAACAGCACCCTGACTTCGCTGTGCATCCTCAGCCACTACCCCTTCTTCTCCACCTTCCGGGAATGTCTCTACATCCTCAAGCGGATGGTGGACTGCTGCAGCCAGAGGCTCAACCAGCGTGCCGGCCTGCCCAAGGGCACACAGAG gGACACCATGTGGCGCATGTTCACGGGGGCGCTCTCcacggaggagaaggagaaaggcagCCAGCTGCTGCAGGACCTGCGCGAGATCGAGTCGTGGGTGTACCGGCTGCTGCGCTCGCCCGTGCCCGTGGCGGGCCAGCGGCGCGTGGACGTGGAGGTGCTGCCGCACGAGATGCAGCCGGCGCTCACCTTCGCCCTGCCCGACTCCTCACGCTTCTGCATGGTGGACTTCCCCCTGCACCTGCCGCTGGAGCTGCTGGGCGTGGACGGCTGTCTGCTGGTGCTCAGCTGCATCCTGCTCGAGCacaag GTGGTGCTTCAGTCTCGGGACTATAATGCCCTGTCCATGAGCGTGATGGCGTTTGTGTCTATGATCTACCCTCTGGAGTACATGTTCCCAGTCATCCCACTGCTGCCCACGTGCATGGCCTCAGCTGAACAA CTTCTTCTTGCACCCACCCCCTACATCATTGGCGTTCCGGCCAGCTTCTTCCTGTACAAGGCTGATTTCAGGATGCCAGATGATGTGTGGCTAGTTGATCTTGACTGCAACAAG gTCCTCAGACCCACCAATGCGGAgatccttccccctctccctgagCCGGAGTCATCTGAGCTGAAGAAGCATCTGAAGCAG CTCATGCAG GCTCTGGCCAGCATGAGCCTCAACACCCAGCCCATCCTCAACCTGGAGAAGTTCCAGGAGGGCCAGGAGCTGCCGCTGCTCCCGCCGGGCCGGGACAAGGCCTCGCCGTCCTCCACCGAGTTCAACCCCCTCATCTACGGCAATGACGTGGACTCTGTGGATGTGGCCACCAG ggttgccatggtgaggTTCTTCAACTCGCCCAACGTTCTGCAGGGGTTCCAGATGCACACGCGCACGCTGCGCCTCTTCCCCCGACCCGTGGTTGCCTTCCAGGCCACGTCCTTCCTGGCCTCCCGGCCACGGCGTAGCTGCTTTGCCGACAAACTGTCGCACACGCAGGCCGTGGAGTACTACGGGGAGTGGGCCCTCAACCCCACCAATCTGGCCTTCCAGAGGATTCACAACA ATGTGTTTGATCCCTCTCTGATTGGGGACAAGCCCAAGTGGTACGCGCACCAGCTGCAGCCGGTGTTCTATCGCGTGTATGACGGCTCGTCTCAGCTGGCTGAGGCCTTGAGCGGGCCGTTGGAGGACGAGGCCAACGACTCCGACCCCACCGACGACAG tggcAGTGACAGTGAAGGCTATGATGACTCCAGCTCTTCTTACTCCTCCCTCGGGGACTTTGTGAATGAGATGATCAAAGGGGACATTTCGGGAGACACTCCAA ATGTGGATCCACCTTGCCACGCTGCGCTGGGGGACGCCAGTGAGGTGGAGTTCCACGACTTCCAGGAGTACAAGGTGGAGGAGGGCGTTGAGCCGGAGCCCGAGGGGGAGGGTCTGCCAGAGGCATCAGAGGGCCAGCCGCtgcgctccagctccagcaccacggccagctccagccccagcaccATCATCCAGGGGGTCAACCAC GAGCAGCCTGACCCTGCAGAGATTGAGGCATCTGCGAGTGCTGCCCTCAAGAACGCTGTCCCGGGATTGGCCAGCCAGCCTTTCGCACGCCCCGCCCCTGACCCCGCCTCCACAGACCCGGCCAATAAGAAGAAAGACTATGACAATCCTTACTTTGAGCCTCAGTATGGCTTCCCTGTGGAAGAGGATGCAGACAGCGAGGAACAGGAGGAAAGCTACACTCCCCGCTTCAACCAGAACCTCAACGGCAACAA GCCACAGCGCCCCCTGCGGCCCAGCAGCCTTAAGCTTCCGGGGGAGTCCGACGGCGAGGGAGATTCCCGCAACAGCTCGCCCAACTCCACCATCTCCAACAACAGCGGCGATGGATTTGGGGGCCTCATGTCCTTTGCCA GTAACCTGTACAAGAACCACGGCACAAGCTTCAGCCTCTCCAACCTGGCTCTGCCCAACAAGGCTGCTAGGGAGAAGGCCACCCCCTTCCCCAGCCTCAAAG GGGCTCGTGGTCCCAGAGCTCTGGTGGACCAGAAGTCCTCGGTCATCAAGCACAGCCCCACTGTAAAGAGGGAGTCTCCCTCCCCGCAGGGAAGAGCCAACAACACTAG CGAGAACCAGCAGTTCCTGAAGGAGGTGGTGCAGAGCGTGCTGGACGGCCAGGGAGTGGGCTGGCTCAACATGAAGAAGGTGCGCCGCCTGCTGGAGAACGAGCAGCTGCGCGTCTTTGTGCTCAGCAAGCTCAACCGCGCCGTCCAATCGGAGGAAGACGCCCGGCAGGAGGTCATCGGGGACGTG GAGATAAGCAGAAAGGTGTATAAGGGCATGCTGGACCTGCTGAAGTGTACGGTCTCCAGTCTGGAGCACTCCTACACCAACGCGGGCCTCGGGGGCATGGCCAGCGTGTTCAGCCTGCTGGAGATCGCACGCACCCACTACCAGACCAAAG AGCCCGAGAAGCGAAAGCGCAGCCCCATGGAGGGCGCCAGCAGCCCGGGCAGCAAGGAGAGCCCGTCGGGCCGCATGGAGGGCGCCCGGGCTGCCGGCGTGCTGCTGGTGCCCCGGCTCCAGCTCCACCCGCCCTCCGCCACCGGGAAGGGGCCCCACCACTTTGATACCCGCAGTCTGAACGAGGAGAATTTTATTGCCTCAATCG AATTGTGGAGCAAGCACCAGGATAACAGAAAGCAAAATGCTTTGGAAAAGGAACAGA GGGCTGAGGGGGCCAAGAAAAGTGGCGAGGGTGGCGACACGGAGGAGAAGAGGTCCCAGATCAGTGCTGACAGCGGCCTGAGCGTGACCTCTGGTTCACAG AAGAGCGATACCGAGTCTGTGGCCAGCTCTGAACCTCCAGCCCTAACCAGGAGCACCAGTCAGGACTCTGAGGCCAGCACA GTAAGCAACAGCTCAGGGGAGACCCTGGGAGCGGACAGCGACCTGAGCAGCACAGCAGGGGACGGTCTGGGAGCCCGGCCCGCCCCACACCTCAACCTCTCCAGGGGCACTCTCTCCGACAGCGAGATCGAGACCAACCCTGCCACCAGCGCCGTCTTT GGGAAGACCCATAAGCTGAAGCCAGGTCCGAAGGAGCCGGCGAGGGTCATGGCCAAAGGAGGGCCAGCACCTCCTCTGGAGGATGTCAGCATGAGGATCTACCTGTGCGAGGGGCTGCTGG GGCGGGACAAGAGCTCCGTCTGGGACCAACTGGAAGATGCCGCCATGGAGACCTTCTCTTTGA GCAAAGAGCGCTCCACTCTGTGGGACCAGGTGCAGTTCTGGGAGGATGCCTTCCTGGATGCAGTCAtgctggagagggagggcaTGGGCATGGACCAGGGCCCGCATGAGATGATTGACAG GTACCTGTCTCTGGGCGACCATGACAGAAAGCGCCTGGAGGATGACGAAGACCGGCTGTTAGCCACGCTACTGCACAACATGATTGCCTACATGCTGATGATGAAG gTGACCCAGAATGATGTTCGGAAGAAGGTGAGGCGTCTGATGGGAAAGTCTCACATTGGCCTGACTTACAGCCAGGAGATCAATGACATTCTAGACCGCCTCAATAACCTG AATGGTCGCGAGCTACCCATCAGGCCGAGCGGCAGCCGCCACATTAAGAAGCAGACGTTTGTGGTGCATGCTGGGACAGACACCACAGGGGACATCTTCTTCATGGAG GTCTGCGACGACTGCATCGTGCTGCGCAGCAACATCGGCACCGTCTACGAGCGCTGGTGGTACGAGAAGCTCATCAACATGACCTACTGTCCCAAGACCAAGGTGCTGTGCCTTTGGCGACGCAATGGCCAAGAGACTCAGCTCAACAAGTTCTACACTAAAAAG